A window of Streptomyces sp. Je 1-332 genomic DNA:
GGGCCGCGGTGGCGGCCCGGCACGGCGTGACGCCGGACCGGGTGCTGCTCACGTCGGGCGCGGCGGAGGCGTTCGTACTGATCGCGCGTGCGCTGAAGGTGCGTCAGCCGGTGGTGGTGCACCCGCAGTTCACCGAGCCGGAGGCTGCGCTGCGGGATGCGGGGCATGCGGTGGGGCGGGTGCTGCTGCGGGAGGAGGACGGGTTCCGCCTCGCGGGGGCGGAGGTCCCCGATGAGACCGACCTGGTGGTGATCGGCAACCCCACGAACCCGACGTCGGTGCTCCACCCTGCTACGTCGATCACCTCACTGGCGCGCCCTGGGCGGGTACTGGTGGTGGACGAGGCGTTCATGGACGCGGTGCCGGGGGAACGGGAGGCGTTGGCGGGCCGCACGGATGTGCCCGGCCTCGTCGTCCTGCGAAGCCTCACCAAGACGTGGGGCCTGGCGGGGCTGCGGATCGGTTACGTCCTCGCCGCCCCCGAGACGATCGCCCGCTTGTCGCGGGCGCAGCCCCTGTGGCCGGTTTCCTCACCTGCCCTCGCGGCGGCGGAGGCGTGTGTGACGCCGGGGGCGCTTGCCGAGGCGTCGGCGGCGGCGGTGCGGGTGGCTGATGACCGGGCCCATCTCCTGCGCGGGCTGCGGGAGTTCGCCCCCTTCGGGGTGCGGGCGGTCGAGCCTGCGGAGGGGCCCTTCGTCCTGCTCCGGGCTCCGGGGGCCGCGGCCCTCCGCGAGCGGCTGCGGGAGCGGGGGTTTGCTTTGCGGCGGGGGGATACGTTTCCGGGGTTGGGGGTGGAGTGGTTGCGGGTCGCCGTCCGGGACCGGGGGACCACCGATCGATTGCTGGGGGCGGTGCGGGGGGTGTTCGGGGGGTAATTTCCCCAACCCCGCCCCTTCCCGAAAACTCGCTCGGCGCGAGGGCCTTGGTTGCCGTCGATCACCGGCTCCGCCGAGTTCGTCCTCAAACGCCGGACGGGCTGAAACCAATCAGCCCGTCCGGCGTTTGAGGACATCTTTTCGGGGGTCCAGGGGGCGGTGAGGAGAGCCCCGCAGGGCCCGCCCTCCCCTCAGCCCCTACGCCCCCGACGAGTCATCGCCACCGCAGCCCCGCCCCCGGCAAGCAGCAGAGCCCCACCCCCCACCAGGTACGGGGTGGCCGAATTCCCCCCGGTCTCAGCGAGGTTCGCCTCGGCAGGCTTGGCCGGCTTCGCCACCACCGGCTTCTCCCCCGTACCCCCCTGCGGCTTCACCGGCGGAGCCGAAGGCTTCGCGACCGCCGCGGGCGCCTCGCACGACGCACCCGCCAGCGTCACCGTCCCCTCCACCTCCGCGACATTCAGCTTCAGCGGGTTCACGGACACCTTCAGCTCCAGCGCGGTCGCCGCCGCCGTACGCGACGTCGTGTGCGTCCTCGACAGGTCG
This region includes:
- the cobC gene encoding Rv2231c family pyridoxal phosphate-dependent protein CobC; protein product: MRTRTEAESGTGAGYDGEPDLRHHGDAEIRGAGGLTDLAVNVRANTPPAWLKRHIAASLDGLAAYPDGRAARAAVAARHGVTPDRVLLTSGAAEAFVLIARALKVRQPVVVHPQFTEPEAALRDAGHAVGRVLLREEDGFRLAGAEVPDETDLVVIGNPTNPTSVLHPATSITSLARPGRVLVVDEAFMDAVPGEREALAGRTDVPGLVVLRSLTKTWGLAGLRIGYVLAAPETIARLSRAQPLWPVSSPALAAAEACVTPGALAEASAAAVRVADDRAHLLRGLREFAPFGVRAVEPAEGPFVLLRAPGAAALRERLRERGFALRRGDTFPGLGVEWLRVAVRDRGTTDRLLGAVRGVFGG